A stretch of the Amia ocellicauda isolate fAmiCal2 chromosome 10, fAmiCal2.hap1, whole genome shotgun sequence genome encodes the following:
- the fhl1a gene encoding four and a half LIM domains protein 1a isoform X1: protein MAFYKHSGPRSYATATMTDRFDCFYCRDSLHGKKYIKKDDKHCCVRCFDKLCANTCAECRRPIGSDSKELHHKNRYWHEDCFRCAKCYKPLASESFSTKDDKILCGKCSSREDSPRCHGCYKPVLPGSQNVEYKHNVWHEECFTCFQCKQPIKSQSFLTKGDDIYCGPCHEKKFAKHCVHCKQAITSGGINYQDQPWHSECFVCNTCRKPLAGQRFTSHEENVYCVDCYKTSVAKKCSGCQNPITGFGRGTNVVNYEGNSWHEYCFTCKKCSLSLANKRFVVHSENIYCPDCAKKL, encoded by the exons GGCCGCGGAGCTACGCGACGGCCACCATGACGGACCGATTCGACTGCTTCTACTGCCGGGACTCCCTGCACGGCAAGAAGTACATCAAGAAGGACGACAAGCACTGCTGTGTGCGCTGCTTCGACAAGCTGTGTGCCAACACCTGTGCCGAGTGCCGCCGGCCAATCGGCTCCGACTCCAAG GAGCTGCACCACAAGAACCGCTACTGGCATGAGGACTGCTTCCGTTGTGCCAAGTGTTACAAGCCCCTGGCCAGCGAGTCCTTCAGCACCAAAGATGACAAGATCCTGTGTGGCAAGTGCAGCTCCCGAGAGGACTCTCCCCGCTGCCATGGCTGCTACAAACCTGTCCTGCCAG GCTCCCAGAACGTGGAGTACAAGCACAACGTCTGGCATGAGGAGTGCTTCACCTGCTTTCAGTGCAAGCAGCCAATCAAATCGCAGAGCTTCCTGACCAAGGGGGATGACATCTACTGCGGACCCTGCCACGAGAAGAAGTTTGCCAAGCATTGCGTCCACTGCAAGCAG GCCATCACCTCAGGTGGGATCAACTACCAGGACCAGCCCTGGCACTCCGAGTGCTTCGTCTGCAACACCTGCAGGAAGCCCCTGGCCGGCCAGCGCTTCACCTCCCACGAGGAGAACGTGTACTGCGTGGACTGCTACAAGACGAGTGTCGCCAAGAAGTGCTCTGGCTGCCAGAACCCCATCACTG GGTTTGGGAGAGGGACTAACGTGGTCAACTACGAGGGCAACTCCTGGCATGAGTACTGCTTCACCTGCAAGAAGTGCTCCCTGTCTCTGGCCAACAAGCGCTTTGTGGTGCACAGCGAGAACATCTACTGCCCCGACTGCGCCAAGAAACTGTGA
- the fhl1a gene encoding four and a half LIM domains protein 1a isoform X2 produces the protein MTDRFDCFYCRDSLHGKKYIKKDDKHCCVRCFDKLCANTCAECRRPIGSDSKELHHKNRYWHEDCFRCAKCYKPLASESFSTKDDKILCGKCSSREDSPRCHGCYKPVLPGSQNVEYKHNVWHEECFTCFQCKQPIKSQSFLTKGDDIYCGPCHEKKFAKHCVHCKQAITSGGINYQDQPWHSECFVCNTCRKPLAGQRFTSHEENVYCVDCYKTSVAKKCSGCQNPITGFGRGTNVVNYEGNSWHEYCFTCKKCSLSLANKRFVVHSENIYCPDCAKKL, from the exons ATGACGGACCGATTCGACTGCTTCTACTGCCGGGACTCCCTGCACGGCAAGAAGTACATCAAGAAGGACGACAAGCACTGCTGTGTGCGCTGCTTCGACAAGCTGTGTGCCAACACCTGTGCCGAGTGCCGCCGGCCAATCGGCTCCGACTCCAAG GAGCTGCACCACAAGAACCGCTACTGGCATGAGGACTGCTTCCGTTGTGCCAAGTGTTACAAGCCCCTGGCCAGCGAGTCCTTCAGCACCAAAGATGACAAGATCCTGTGTGGCAAGTGCAGCTCCCGAGAGGACTCTCCCCGCTGCCATGGCTGCTACAAACCTGTCCTGCCAG GCTCCCAGAACGTGGAGTACAAGCACAACGTCTGGCATGAGGAGTGCTTCACCTGCTTTCAGTGCAAGCAGCCAATCAAATCGCAGAGCTTCCTGACCAAGGGGGATGACATCTACTGCGGACCCTGCCACGAGAAGAAGTTTGCCAAGCATTGCGTCCACTGCAAGCAG GCCATCACCTCAGGTGGGATCAACTACCAGGACCAGCCCTGGCACTCCGAGTGCTTCGTCTGCAACACCTGCAGGAAGCCCCTGGCCGGCCAGCGCTTCACCTCCCACGAGGAGAACGTGTACTGCGTGGACTGCTACAAGACGAGTGTCGCCAAGAAGTGCTCTGGCTGCCAGAACCCCATCACTG GGTTTGGGAGAGGGACTAACGTGGTCAACTACGAGGGCAACTCCTGGCATGAGTACTGCTTCACCTGCAAGAAGTGCTCCCTGTCTCTGGCCAACAAGCGCTTTGTGGTGCACAGCGAGAACATCTACTGCCCCGACTGCGCCAAGAAACTGTGA